One genomic window of Chanos chanos chromosome 13, fChaCha1.1, whole genome shotgun sequence includes the following:
- the unkl gene encoding putative E3 ubiquitin-protein ligase UNKL isoform X3 yields the protein MPSVSKTAASASPQTEKPTHYTYLKEFRTEQCPLFLQHKCTQHRPFTCFHWHFLNQRRRRPIRRRDGTFNYSPDVYCTKYDETTGICPDGDDCPYLHRTTGDTERKYHLRYYKTGTCIHETDARGHCVKNGLHCAFAHGPHDLRPPVYDIREIQAQEALQNGQLGSGEGIPDLQPGVLASQAMIEKTLSEDPRWQDTNFVLANYKTEQCTKPPRLCRQGYACPHYHNSRDRRRNPRKFKYRSTPCPSVKHGDEWGEPSKCESGDSCQYCHSRTEQQFHPEIYKSTKCNDMRQTGYCPRGPFCAFAHVERIPSTEESMSSLVPGVQGGSQSKLGSQQYPECPVGEWTGNANSITSNASNNGQAGNAKNQKGQSGESNQKLTDQDKQTHSSVFSVVNPLASSITSSITSSLASSIGSDSSSPTTLSTMNAKATPFYPGSNTVESVIGSALDLNFSDINVASLDKDLEDQDNNGFGLSSQRILGGSAPVNIPGSLARSSSLHSSSSLSASPLSSLSQSLSQSLLTGMASQQSQPGAQSVKTEHGLLGTPTSTQSSLGLNGGAGSIWDFVSGSFSPSPSPVFSSFSSTTVSSSSADIGRLLRELEEAKRKIKQWEDAWHQVKQACEAWQKDAHDAKEQAKSAEAERQLAEQKREDTERRLKELQGDFDVLCRSPNTPLLRSYGELDQLPLPKLHSIQSQLRTDLDLIDGVIYQLQSKKCIVCQKHDRCIVLQPCQHYVLCENCAPSKTECPYCKTKILKW from the exons atgcCGTCGGTTTCGAAAACGGCGGCGAGCGCTTCTCCTCAAACCGAGAAACCAACCCACTATAC ATATTTGAAGGAGTTCAGGACCGAGCAGTGCCCGCTGTTCCTGCAGCACAAATGTACACAGCATAGACCCTTTACCTGCTTTCACTGGCATTTTCTGAACCAGCGAAGAAGACGACCGATCAGAAGAAGAGATGGAACTTTTAATTATAGCCCTGACGTATATTGCACGAAATATGATGAAACTACGGGAATATGTCCTGATGGAGACga CTGCCCTTATTTACACCGGACCACTGGTGACACAGAACGCAAGTACCACTTACGCTACTACAAGACTGGTACCTGTATCCATGAGACGGACGCCCGTGGGCACTGCGTGAAAAACGGCCTGCACTGCGCCTTCGCCCACGGTCCTCACGACCTGCGACCGCCAGTTTACGACATCAG AGAGATCCAGGCGCAGGAGGCTTTGCAGAATGGGCAGTTGGGATCTGGAGAAGGCATTCCTGACCTGCAGCCCGGAGTGCTGGCCAGCCAGGCCATGATAGAGAAGACACTGAGTGAAGACCCACGCTGGCAGG ACACCAATTTTGTTTTGGCCaattacaaaacagaacagtgtaCTAAGCCTCCACGCTTATGCAGACAGGGCTATGCCTGTCCACATTACCACAACAGCCGAGATAGAAGAAGAAATCCTCGCAAGTTCAAATACAG GTCGACACCCTGCCCAAGTGTGAAACATGGAGATGAATGGGGAGAGCCTTCAaagtgtgagagtggagacagCTGCCAGTACTGTCACTCCCGCACTGAACAGCAGTTTCACCCAGAA ATTTACAAATCCACAAAATGCAATGACATGAGGCAGACTGGGTATTGTCCCAGGGGGCCGTTCTGTGCATTTGCACATGTGGAAA GAATTCCTTCCACAGAGGAGAGCATGAGTTCTCTGGTCCCAGGAGTGCAGGGCGGATCTCAGTCCAAGTTGGGCTCTCAGCAGTATCCTGAGTGTCCGGTCGGCGAATGGACTGGCAACGCTAATTCCATCACCAGCAACGCAAGCAACAACGGCCAAGCAGGAAAC GCTAAGAACCAGAAAGGCCAGTCTGGAGAAAGTAATCAAAAATTAACGGACCAAGACAAACAG ACCCATAGTAGTGTGTTCTCTGTGGTGAACCCACTGGCTTCCAGTATAACGTCTAGCATCACATCCAGTTTGGCCTCCAGTATTGGCTCAGACAGCTCTTCACCCACCACCTTATCAACAATGAATGCAAAAGCCACCCCTTTCTATCCAGGGAGCAATACCGTGGAGTCAGTAATAG GATCTGCCCTTGATCTGAATTTTAGTGACATCAATGTTGCCTCTCTTGACAAAGATCTAGAGGACCAAGACAACAATGGCTTTGGTTTATCAA GTCAAAGAATATTAGGGGGCTCTGCGCCTGTCAACATTCCTGGCTCTCTGGCCCGGTCTTCCTCCCTGCATTCCTCCTCCTCGCTCTCGGCCTCCCCCCTCAGCTCCCTGTCTCAATCCCTCTCCCAGTCCCTCCTGACCGGGATGGCCTCCCAGCAGAGCCAGCCGGGGGCCCAGTCCGTCAAAACTGAGCACGGCCTTCTGGGAACGCCAACATCCACCCAGAGCTCTTTAG GTTTGAATGGTGGAGCTGGAAGCATATGGGATTTTGTAAGTGGCAGCTTTTCCCCCAGTCCATCTCCAGTGTTCAGTAGCTTCAGCTCCACTACGGTGAGCTCCAGCAGCGCTGACATTGGCCGGCTCCTGCGTGAGCTGGAGGAGGCCAAGAGGAAGATAAAGCAGTGGGAAGATGCCTGGCACCAGGTCAAACAG gcatgCGAGGCCTGGCAAAAAGACGCCCACGATGCGAAAGAACAAGCGAAGTCAGCGGAGGCCGAGCGTCAGCTCGCCGAGCAGAAGCGGGAGGACACGGAGCGCAGGCTGAAGGAGCTGCAGGGAGACTTTGACGTGCTCTGTCGCTCCCCTAACACTCCTCTACTGCGCAGCTACGGAGAGCTGGACCAGCTCCCCCTGCCAAAGCTTCACTCTATCCAGAGCCAACTGCGCACTGACCTAGACCTAATAGATGGG gTAATATATCAGCTTCAGTCAAAGAAATGTATAGTTTGCCAAAAGCATGATCGTTGCATTGTCCTTCAGCCTTGCCAACATTATGTACTTTGCGAGAACTGTGCACCTAGTAAAACAGAATGTCCTTACTGTAAGACAAAAATATTGAAGTGGTGA
- the unkl gene encoding putative E3 ubiquitin-protein ligase UNKL isoform X1, with product MPSVSKTAASASPQTEKPTHYTYLKEFRTEQCPLFLQHKCTQHRPFTCFHWHFLNQRRRRPIRRRDGTFNYSPDVYCTKYDETTGICPDGDDCPYLHRTTGDTERKYHLRYYKTGTCIHETDARGHCVKNGLHCAFAHGPHDLRPPVYDIREIQAQEALQNGQLGSGEGIPDLQPGVLASQAMIEKTLSEDPRWQDTNFVLANYKTEQCTKPPRLCRQGYACPHYHNSRDRRRNPRKFKYRSTPCPSVKHGDEWGEPSKCESGDSCQYCHSRTEQQFHPEIYKSTKCNDMRQTGYCPRGPFCAFAHVERIPSTEESMSSLVPGVQGGSQSKLGSQQYPECPVGEWTGNANSITSNASNNGQAGNVSCSSSPTVTPSSGSSSLSPIGPIGRPKCFTNGSLCSESTTSSVSSPTSNYPKAPGFEREDQAKNQKGQSGESNQKLTDQDKQTHSSVFSVVNPLASSITSSITSSLASSIGSDSSSPTTLSTMNAKATPFYPGSNTVESVIGSALDLNFSDINVASLDKDLEDQDNNGFGLSSQRILGGSAPVNIPGSLARSSSLHSSSSLSASPLSSLSQSLSQSLLTGMASQQSQPGAQSVKTEHGLLGTPTSTQSSLGLNGGAGSIWDFVSGSFSPSPSPVFSSFSSTTVSSSSADIGRLLRELEEAKRKIKQWEDAWHQVKQACEAWQKDAHDAKEQAKSAEAERQLAEQKREDTERRLKELQGDFDVLCRSPNTPLLRSYGELDQLPLPKLHSIQSQLRTDLDLIDGVIYQLQSKKCIVCQKHDRCIVLQPCQHYVLCENCAPSKTECPYCKTKILKW from the exons atgcCGTCGGTTTCGAAAACGGCGGCGAGCGCTTCTCCTCAAACCGAGAAACCAACCCACTATAC ATATTTGAAGGAGTTCAGGACCGAGCAGTGCCCGCTGTTCCTGCAGCACAAATGTACACAGCATAGACCCTTTACCTGCTTTCACTGGCATTTTCTGAACCAGCGAAGAAGACGACCGATCAGAAGAAGAGATGGAACTTTTAATTATAGCCCTGACGTATATTGCACGAAATATGATGAAACTACGGGAATATGTCCTGATGGAGACga CTGCCCTTATTTACACCGGACCACTGGTGACACAGAACGCAAGTACCACTTACGCTACTACAAGACTGGTACCTGTATCCATGAGACGGACGCCCGTGGGCACTGCGTGAAAAACGGCCTGCACTGCGCCTTCGCCCACGGTCCTCACGACCTGCGACCGCCAGTTTACGACATCAG AGAGATCCAGGCGCAGGAGGCTTTGCAGAATGGGCAGTTGGGATCTGGAGAAGGCATTCCTGACCTGCAGCCCGGAGTGCTGGCCAGCCAGGCCATGATAGAGAAGACACTGAGTGAAGACCCACGCTGGCAGG ACACCAATTTTGTTTTGGCCaattacaaaacagaacagtgtaCTAAGCCTCCACGCTTATGCAGACAGGGCTATGCCTGTCCACATTACCACAACAGCCGAGATAGAAGAAGAAATCCTCGCAAGTTCAAATACAG GTCGACACCCTGCCCAAGTGTGAAACATGGAGATGAATGGGGAGAGCCTTCAaagtgtgagagtggagacagCTGCCAGTACTGTCACTCCCGCACTGAACAGCAGTTTCACCCAGAA ATTTACAAATCCACAAAATGCAATGACATGAGGCAGACTGGGTATTGTCCCAGGGGGCCGTTCTGTGCATTTGCACATGTGGAAA GAATTCCTTCCACAGAGGAGAGCATGAGTTCTCTGGTCCCAGGAGTGCAGGGCGGATCTCAGTCCAAGTTGGGCTCTCAGCAGTATCCTGAGTGTCCGGTCGGCGAATGGACTGGCAACGCTAATTCCATCACCAGCAACGCAAGCAACAACGGCCAAGCAGGAAAC GTGTCATGCTCTAGTAGTCCAACCGTAACACCCAGCTCAGGAAGCAGTTCATTGTCCCCTATCGGACCCATCGGCAGGCCTAAATGCTTTACTAATGGTAGCTTATGTTCAGAGTCCACCACGTCCAGTGTTTCCTCTCCGACCTCTAACTATCCCAAAGCTCCAGGCTTTGAACGTGAGGATCAg GCTAAGAACCAGAAAGGCCAGTCTGGAGAAAGTAATCAAAAATTAACGGACCAAGACAAACAG ACCCATAGTAGTGTGTTCTCTGTGGTGAACCCACTGGCTTCCAGTATAACGTCTAGCATCACATCCAGTTTGGCCTCCAGTATTGGCTCAGACAGCTCTTCACCCACCACCTTATCAACAATGAATGCAAAAGCCACCCCTTTCTATCCAGGGAGCAATACCGTGGAGTCAGTAATAG GATCTGCCCTTGATCTGAATTTTAGTGACATCAATGTTGCCTCTCTTGACAAAGATCTAGAGGACCAAGACAACAATGGCTTTGGTTTATCAA GTCAAAGAATATTAGGGGGCTCTGCGCCTGTCAACATTCCTGGCTCTCTGGCCCGGTCTTCCTCCCTGCATTCCTCCTCCTCGCTCTCGGCCTCCCCCCTCAGCTCCCTGTCTCAATCCCTCTCCCAGTCCCTCCTGACCGGGATGGCCTCCCAGCAGAGCCAGCCGGGGGCCCAGTCCGTCAAAACTGAGCACGGCCTTCTGGGAACGCCAACATCCACCCAGAGCTCTTTAG GTTTGAATGGTGGAGCTGGAAGCATATGGGATTTTGTAAGTGGCAGCTTTTCCCCCAGTCCATCTCCAGTGTTCAGTAGCTTCAGCTCCACTACGGTGAGCTCCAGCAGCGCTGACATTGGCCGGCTCCTGCGTGAGCTGGAGGAGGCCAAGAGGAAGATAAAGCAGTGGGAAGATGCCTGGCACCAGGTCAAACAG gcatgCGAGGCCTGGCAAAAAGACGCCCACGATGCGAAAGAACAAGCGAAGTCAGCGGAGGCCGAGCGTCAGCTCGCCGAGCAGAAGCGGGAGGACACGGAGCGCAGGCTGAAGGAGCTGCAGGGAGACTTTGACGTGCTCTGTCGCTCCCCTAACACTCCTCTACTGCGCAGCTACGGAGAGCTGGACCAGCTCCCCCTGCCAAAGCTTCACTCTATCCAGAGCCAACTGCGCACTGACCTAGACCTAATAGATGGG gTAATATATCAGCTTCAGTCAAAGAAATGTATAGTTTGCCAAAAGCATGATCGTTGCATTGTCCTTCAGCCTTGCCAACATTATGTACTTTGCGAGAACTGTGCACCTAGTAAAACAGAATGTCCTTACTGTAAGACAAAAATATTGAAGTGGTGA
- the unkl gene encoding putative E3 ubiquitin-protein ligase UNKL isoform X2 → MPSVSKTAASASPQTEKPTHYTYLKEFRTEQCPLFLQHKCTQHRPFTCFHWHFLNQRRRRPIRRRDGTFNYSPDVYCTKYDETTGICPDGDDCPYLHRTTGDTERKYHLRYYKTGTCIHETDARGHCVKNGLHCAFAHGPHDLRPPVYDIREIQAQEALQNGQLGSGEGIPDLQPGVLASQAMIEKTLSEDPRWQDTNFVLANYKTEQCTKPPRLCRQGYACPHYHNSRDRRRNPRKFKYRSTPCPSVKHGDEWGEPSKCESGDSCQYCHSRTEQQFHPEIYKSTKCNDMRQTGYCPRGPFCAFAHVERIPSTEESMSSLVPGVQGGSQSKLGSQQYPECPVGEWTGNANSITSNASNNGQAGNVSCSSSPTVTPSSGSSSLSPIGPIGRPKCFTNGSLCSESTTSSVSSPTSNYPKAPGFEREDQAKNQKGQSGESNQKLTDQDKQTHSSVFSVVNPLASSITSSITSSLASSIGSDSSSPTTLSTMNAKATPFYPGSNTVESVIGSALDLNFSDINVASLDKDLEDQDNNGFGLSSQRILGGSAPVNIPGSLARSSSLHSSSSLSASPLSSLSQSLSQSLLTGMASQQSQPGAQSVKTEHGLLGTPTSTQSSLGLNGGAGSIWDFVSGSFSPSPSPVFSSFSSTTVSSSSADIGRLLRELEEAKRKIKQWEDAWHQVKQACEAWQKDAHDAKEQAKSAEAERQLAEQKREDTERRLKELQGDFDVLCRSPNTPLLRSYGELDQLPLPKLHSIQSQLRTDLDLIDGVRRARFQNTHQ, encoded by the exons atgcCGTCGGTTTCGAAAACGGCGGCGAGCGCTTCTCCTCAAACCGAGAAACCAACCCACTATAC ATATTTGAAGGAGTTCAGGACCGAGCAGTGCCCGCTGTTCCTGCAGCACAAATGTACACAGCATAGACCCTTTACCTGCTTTCACTGGCATTTTCTGAACCAGCGAAGAAGACGACCGATCAGAAGAAGAGATGGAACTTTTAATTATAGCCCTGACGTATATTGCACGAAATATGATGAAACTACGGGAATATGTCCTGATGGAGACga CTGCCCTTATTTACACCGGACCACTGGTGACACAGAACGCAAGTACCACTTACGCTACTACAAGACTGGTACCTGTATCCATGAGACGGACGCCCGTGGGCACTGCGTGAAAAACGGCCTGCACTGCGCCTTCGCCCACGGTCCTCACGACCTGCGACCGCCAGTTTACGACATCAG AGAGATCCAGGCGCAGGAGGCTTTGCAGAATGGGCAGTTGGGATCTGGAGAAGGCATTCCTGACCTGCAGCCCGGAGTGCTGGCCAGCCAGGCCATGATAGAGAAGACACTGAGTGAAGACCCACGCTGGCAGG ACACCAATTTTGTTTTGGCCaattacaaaacagaacagtgtaCTAAGCCTCCACGCTTATGCAGACAGGGCTATGCCTGTCCACATTACCACAACAGCCGAGATAGAAGAAGAAATCCTCGCAAGTTCAAATACAG GTCGACACCCTGCCCAAGTGTGAAACATGGAGATGAATGGGGAGAGCCTTCAaagtgtgagagtggagacagCTGCCAGTACTGTCACTCCCGCACTGAACAGCAGTTTCACCCAGAA ATTTACAAATCCACAAAATGCAATGACATGAGGCAGACTGGGTATTGTCCCAGGGGGCCGTTCTGTGCATTTGCACATGTGGAAA GAATTCCTTCCACAGAGGAGAGCATGAGTTCTCTGGTCCCAGGAGTGCAGGGCGGATCTCAGTCCAAGTTGGGCTCTCAGCAGTATCCTGAGTGTCCGGTCGGCGAATGGACTGGCAACGCTAATTCCATCACCAGCAACGCAAGCAACAACGGCCAAGCAGGAAAC GTGTCATGCTCTAGTAGTCCAACCGTAACACCCAGCTCAGGAAGCAGTTCATTGTCCCCTATCGGACCCATCGGCAGGCCTAAATGCTTTACTAATGGTAGCTTATGTTCAGAGTCCACCACGTCCAGTGTTTCCTCTCCGACCTCTAACTATCCCAAAGCTCCAGGCTTTGAACGTGAGGATCAg GCTAAGAACCAGAAAGGCCAGTCTGGAGAAAGTAATCAAAAATTAACGGACCAAGACAAACAG ACCCATAGTAGTGTGTTCTCTGTGGTGAACCCACTGGCTTCCAGTATAACGTCTAGCATCACATCCAGTTTGGCCTCCAGTATTGGCTCAGACAGCTCTTCACCCACCACCTTATCAACAATGAATGCAAAAGCCACCCCTTTCTATCCAGGGAGCAATACCGTGGAGTCAGTAATAG GATCTGCCCTTGATCTGAATTTTAGTGACATCAATGTTGCCTCTCTTGACAAAGATCTAGAGGACCAAGACAACAATGGCTTTGGTTTATCAA GTCAAAGAATATTAGGGGGCTCTGCGCCTGTCAACATTCCTGGCTCTCTGGCCCGGTCTTCCTCCCTGCATTCCTCCTCCTCGCTCTCGGCCTCCCCCCTCAGCTCCCTGTCTCAATCCCTCTCCCAGTCCCTCCTGACCGGGATGGCCTCCCAGCAGAGCCAGCCGGGGGCCCAGTCCGTCAAAACTGAGCACGGCCTTCTGGGAACGCCAACATCCACCCAGAGCTCTTTAG GTTTGAATGGTGGAGCTGGAAGCATATGGGATTTTGTAAGTGGCAGCTTTTCCCCCAGTCCATCTCCAGTGTTCAGTAGCTTCAGCTCCACTACGGTGAGCTCCAGCAGCGCTGACATTGGCCGGCTCCTGCGTGAGCTGGAGGAGGCCAAGAGGAAGATAAAGCAGTGGGAAGATGCCTGGCACCAGGTCAAACAG gcatgCGAGGCCTGGCAAAAAGACGCCCACGATGCGAAAGAACAAGCGAAGTCAGCGGAGGCCGAGCGTCAGCTCGCCGAGCAGAAGCGGGAGGACACGGAGCGCAGGCTGAAGGAGCTGCAGGGAGACTTTGACGTGCTCTGTCGCTCCCCTAACACTCCTCTACTGCGCAGCTACGGAGAGCTGGACCAGCTCCCCCTGCCAAAGCTTCACTCTATCCAGAGCCAACTGCGCACTGACCTAGACCTAATAGATGGGGTAAGGAGGGCCAGATTCCAAAATACTCATCAGTAA
- the h3f3a gene encoding H3 histone, family 3A → MARTKQTARKSTGGKAPRKQLATKAARKSAPSTGGVKKPHRYRPGTVALREIRRYQKSTELLIRKLPFQRLVREIAQDFKTDLRFQSAAIGALQEASEAYLVGLFEDTNLCAIHAKRVTIMPKDIQLARRIRGERA, encoded by the exons ATGGCTCGTACCAAACAGACTGCCCGGAAATCCACTGGAGGCAAAGCTCCCCGAAAACAATTGGCTACTAAGGCAGCAAGAAAAAGCGCTCCCTCTACCGGTGGCGTCAAAAAACCACATCGATACAG GCCGGGAACTGTTGCCCTGAGAGAGATTCGTCGCTACCAGAAGTCAACAGAGCTGCTGATCCGGAAGTTACCCTTTCAGCGTCTGGTCAGAGAGATTGCGCAAGACTTCAAGACTGACCTACGCTTCCAGAGTGCAGCCATCGGCGCTCTACAG GAGGCAAGTGAGGCTTACCTTGTGGGTCTGTTTGAAGACACTAACCTGTGTGCTATCCACGCTAAAAGGGTCACAATCATGCCCAAGGACATTCAGCTGGCACGACGAATCcgaggagagagagcatag
- the gper1 gene encoding G-protein coupled estrogen receptor 1: MEEQTTTLFQIYVNGTELLNATYEYNSTDVMESSETYQFYIISLFLSCLYTIFLFPIGFIGNILILVVNLNHREKMTIPDLYFVNLAVADLILVADSLIEVFNLNEKYYDIAILCTFMSLFLQVNMYSSIFFLTWMSFDRYVALSSSSMSSSPLRTMQHAKLSCSLIWMASILATLLPFTIVQTQHRGEVHFCFANVFEIQWLEVTIGFLVPFSIIGLCYSLIVRILMRAQKHRGLWPRRQKALRMIVVVVLVFFICWLPENVFISIQLLQGTADPSQRSATTLWHDYPLTGHIVNLAAFSNSCLNPIIYSFLGETFRDKLRLFIKQKASWSVVYRFCHHTLDLHIPVRSEVSEV, encoded by the coding sequence ATGGAAGAGCAGACGACGACCTTGTTTCAGATTTATGTGAACGGCACCGAGCTGCTAAATGCTACGTACGAGTACAACTCAACAGATGTGATGGAAAGCTCAGAGACTTATCAGTTTTACATCATtagcctctttctctcctgcctctACACCATTTTTCTCTTCCCCATTGGCTTTATTGGCAACATTCTCATATTAGTGGTCAACCTCAATCACAGGGAGAAGATGACCATTCCTGACCTTTACTTCGTCAACCTGGCCGTGGCCGACCTCATTCTAGTGGCCGACTCCCTCATTGAGGTTTTCAACCTCAACGAAAAGTACTACGACATTGCCATCCTCTGCACCTTCATGTCCCTTTTCTTGCAGGTCAACATGTACAGTAGCATCTTCTTCTTAACTTGGATGAGTTTCGATCGCTACGTAGCCTTGAGCAGTAGTTCCATGAGCAGCAGTCCCCTGAGAACCATGCAGCACGCTAAACTAAGCTGCAGCTTGATCTGGATGGCCTCCATCCTGGCCACCTTGCTTCCCTTCACCATTGTACAAACGCAGCATAGAGGCGAGGTGCACTTCTGCTTCGCCAACGTCTTTGAGATTCAGTGGCTGGAAGTGACCATTGGTTTCCTGGTGCCATTCTCCATCATAGGCCTGTGCTACTCCCTCATAGTGCGGATTCTCATGAGGGCTCAGAAGCACCGGGGTTTGTGGCCACGTCGACAGAAGGCGTTGAGGATGATCGTGGTTGTAGTGCTGGTGTTCTTCATCTGCTGGCTGCCAGAGAACGTTTTCATCAGCATCCAGTTGCTCCAGGGCACAGCCGACCCCTCACAGCGCAGTGCCACCACGTTATGGCACGACTACCCGCTAACTGGACACATCGTCAACCTGGCGGCCTTCTCCAACAGCTGCCTCAACCCCATCATCTACAGCTTCCTGGGGGAAACCTTCAGAGACAAGCTGCGACTCTTCATTAAGCAGAAAGCCAGCTGGTCCGTGGTCTATCGCTTCTGTCACCACACTTTGGACTTGCACATCCCTGTCAGAAGTGAGGTTTCTGAGGTCTAG